The following coding sequences are from one Abditibacteriaceae bacterium window:
- a CDS encoding aldo/keto reductase: MQQRQLGPNGPTVGAIGIGTGPLCIPDNRPSVQDAVQVLTHAATLGMTLWDTADAYCKDEADMGYGDYLCQKAFAALPGELRERVIVATKGGTVRPDNRWDRDSSPEYLKSAIDASLLALQTDCIDLWQLHSPDGKTPFADSIGAIAEAKQQGKIRLVGLSNVTAAQIEEAAAIVPLASIQNHFSFHSRNPEEDGVLDRCRELGLAFLPYSPLGGMNDAKDLGRTGVLAEVAKELNATPQQTVLAWLLHKYDKMIPIPGMSRTGSLEDSAKASEIMLTDEQFEQLNAANDSKNK; encoded by the coding sequence ATGCAACAAAGACAACTTGGCCCAAATGGGCCAACCGTCGGCGCAATTGGCATCGGAACCGGCCCGCTCTGCATTCCTGACAACCGTCCATCAGTTCAAGATGCCGTCCAGGTGTTGACGCACGCAGCCACGCTCGGCATGACGTTGTGGGACACCGCTGACGCATATTGTAAAGATGAAGCCGACATGGGTTACGGTGATTATCTGTGCCAGAAAGCATTCGCGGCGCTACCCGGCGAGTTGCGTGAACGAGTCATCGTTGCCACCAAAGGCGGCACGGTTCGACCTGACAATCGCTGGGATCGCGACAGCAGCCCGGAGTACTTGAAATCGGCCATCGACGCTAGCCTGCTTGCTTTGCAAACCGATTGCATTGATCTGTGGCAGCTTCACTCCCCAGATGGAAAAACTCCGTTTGCTGATTCCATCGGCGCCATCGCCGAGGCGAAGCAACAGGGCAAAATTCGCCTTGTGGGGCTGAGCAACGTCACCGCTGCACAAATCGAAGAAGCGGCAGCAATTGTTCCACTCGCCAGCATTCAAAACCATTTTTCCTTCCACAGCCGCAACCCGGAAGAGGACGGCGTTCTCGACCGGTGCCGTGAATTGGGCTTAGCCTTCTTGCCTTACAGCCCTCTTGGCGGCATGAACGACGCGAAAGATCTGGGACGAACTGGAGTTCTGGCAGAGGTTGCAAAAGAACTAAATGCAACCCCGCAACAAACCGTTCTGGCGTGGCTGCTGCACAAATATGACAAGATGATTCCCATCCCCGGCATGAGTCGCACGGGAAGCTTGGAGGACAGCGCAAAAGCATCGGAAATCATGCTGACAGACGAACAATTTGAACAGCTCAACGCTGCCAATGACTCGAAGAATAAATGA
- a CDS encoding glycoside hydrolase family 36 protein, translated as MHSSQSLHAASVAPSSALRWQLHDDGTFDVLSDTLSLRASYPGCDGHSIRPLSVQVKHDESGGTITCDLPWGRLVLTLTREGQHLVARCKLSGCERLPRHLDVFADAVVAGATKFYRLGHGIGDKSGFRTLPPQEPINAFGICGFTDEAGSTLVVACRDFRRFQSEAEVRPAPSSQSSFQFGFRTEAIACPQSEFELPAIYISQAADAWSVLRAEAQLCGEAMGARLEKPTSYHWCSWYDFYYHLDQATLDDYLKGFATLPDKAHVQSIQIDAGYFPHSGDWLETNHRWPEGLQHAFETIAAAGFEPGIWIGPYMVGCRSRLYREHPEWMLRRTDGELVRQWVNYGEERVWGLQDEEHYVLDTSHPDAMEYLRQVFRTLYAWGVRLFKTDFIYWGYNDSTQVQRHTPGKTSHEYLIEMFDMIRQEIGDDSYWLGCIAPFGPMVGYVDGMRIAGDVTPERGSATAVLRESIGCQIINNAWWQNDPDAILLRARRTHKDADEVYSEALWFGMLGGIVNTSDALHEEPADRLALWRFLRPGPDKATALFPYFDRTLAPHPVWGQAREFFVMTREYPERAAWALLFLNEQDREMRESFSLRELCGAETLYVWRWTPQSHEFIGELSQLDVEAGCYASCLYYASLKNEPPLNLTLGGAFDSSLTA; from the coding sequence ATGCACAGTTCACAGTCCCTTCACGCCGCTTCTGTCGCTCCTTCTTCGGCTTTGCGTTGGCAACTTCACGACGACGGCACCTTCGATGTGTTGAGCGACACGCTTTCGCTTCGCGCTTCGTATCCAGGTTGCGATGGCCACAGCATCCGGCCTTTGTCGGTGCAGGTGAAGCACGACGAGAGCGGCGGCACCATTACCTGCGATTTACCATGGGGACGCCTGGTGCTGACATTGACGCGTGAAGGCCAACATTTGGTGGCGCGCTGCAAACTGAGTGGCTGCGAGCGATTGCCGCGTCATCTCGATGTTTTTGCGGACGCGGTGGTCGCGGGCGCGACCAAGTTTTACCGCCTGGGACACGGCATCGGCGATAAGTCGGGGTTTCGCACTTTGCCTCCCCAAGAACCCATAAACGCTTTCGGCATTTGCGGATTTACCGATGAAGCGGGAAGCACGCTTGTCGTGGCGTGCCGCGACTTTCGGCGTTTTCAGTCGGAAGCTGAAGTGAGGCCGGCGCCCTCGTCGCAATCGAGCTTCCAATTTGGTTTTCGCACTGAAGCCATCGCGTGCCCTCAGTCGGAGTTTGAGTTACCTGCGATTTACATTTCCCAGGCCGCCGATGCCTGGAGTGTGCTGCGAGCCGAAGCCCAATTATGCGGTGAAGCGATGGGCGCGCGGCTGGAAAAGCCGACGTCCTATCACTGGTGCTCGTGGTACGACTTTTATTATCATCTCGACCAAGCGACGCTCGACGATTATTTGAAAGGCTTCGCCACTTTGCCCGACAAGGCCCATGTGCAAAGCATTCAGATCGATGCCGGATATTTTCCACACAGCGGCGATTGGCTGGAAACGAATCATCGATGGCCCGAAGGCTTGCAGCACGCTTTCGAAACTATCGCAGCGGCAGGGTTTGAGCCCGGTATTTGGATTGGGCCGTATATGGTGGGCTGTCGCAGCCGCTTGTACCGCGAACACCCGGAATGGATGCTGCGCCGCACGGACGGTGAACTCGTGCGCCAATGGGTGAATTACGGCGAAGAGCGCGTCTGGGGATTGCAGGACGAAGAGCATTACGTTCTCGACACCAGTCATCCCGATGCGATGGAGTACCTGCGACAGGTTTTTCGCACGCTTTATGCATGGGGTGTGCGCTTGTTCAAGACCGATTTTATCTACTGGGGCTACAACGATTCGACGCAGGTTCAGCGCCACACGCCGGGCAAAACCTCGCACGAGTACCTGATCGAAATGTTCGACATGATTCGCCAGGAAATCGGCGACGATTCGTATTGGCTGGGCTGCATCGCGCCGTTTGGACCGATGGTCGGCTACGTGGATGGAATGCGAATCGCCGGCGACGTGACGCCGGAACGCGGTTCGGCGACTGCGGTTCTCCGCGAATCCATCGGCTGCCAGATCATCAACAACGCTTGGTGGCAAAACGACCCCGATGCGATTCTGCTGCGTGCGCGGCGCACGCACAAAGACGCCGATGAGGTTTATTCGGAGGCCTTGTGGTTCGGGATGCTGGGCGGCATCGTTAATACCTCAGATGCCTTGCACGAAGAACCCGCCGACCGCCTTGCCTTGTGGCGTTTCCTGCGACCCGGCCCCGACAAAGCGACCGCGCTGTTTCCCTATTTCGACCGTACCCTCGCACCGCATCCAGTGTGGGGACAAGCGCGCGAATTCTTTGTCATGACGCGCGAATACCCCGAGCGCGCCGCATGGGCGCTGTTGTTTCTCAACGAACAAGACCGCGAAATGCGCGAGAGTTTTTCGTTGCGCGAGTTATGCGGAGCGGAAACGCTTTATGTGTGGCGCTGGACACCGCAAAGCCACGAGTTTATCGGCGAACTCTCGCAATTAGACGTGGAAGCCGGTTGCTATGCCAGTTGCCTTTATTACGCGTCGCTGAAAAACGAACCGCCTCTCAACCTGACGTTGGGCGGCGCCTTCGATTCGTCGCTGACGGCTTGA